One genomic region from Rosa rugosa chromosome 1, drRosRugo1.1, whole genome shotgun sequence encodes:
- the LOC133726399 gene encoding transcription factor MYB30-like, with amino-acid sequence MGRPPCCDKEGVKKGPWTPEEDIILVSYIQEHGPGNWRAVPTNTGLLRCSKSCRLRWTNYLRPGIKRGNFTDHEEKMIIHLQALLGNRWAAIASYLPQRTDNDIKNYWNTHLKKKLNKLTQIGGHSKDEGFTSTCSQQATIARGQWERRLQTDIHTARQALREALSPAENYKPDGFASSVSLSSTSTSTSTDLKPSMDIVPAGQSDQSPSTTLSTTYASSTENISRLLKGWMKNPPKSAKTGTTAAAGVIDSTSSNEEATLSAANTTTTTSTTGHGNIELSNAFESLFGFECSLEASNSDLSPTMSPDQGSLFQAESKPDVGQDQMPLSLLEKWLFDEAAVIHGKEVHFSDFIALDGENANFF; translated from the exons ATGGGCAGACCTCCTTGCTGTGACAAAGAAGGTGTCAAGAAAGGACCTTGGACTCCTGAAGAGGACATCATTTTAGTCTCTTACATTCAAGAACATGGTCCTGGAAATTGGAGGGCTGTTCCTACCAATACTG GTTTGCTTAGATGTAGCAAGAGTTGCAGGCTTAGATGGACTAACTACCTTAGGCCTGGGATCAAACGTGGGAACTTCACTGACCATGAGGAGAAGATGATCATCCATCTTCAAGCTCTTTTGGGCAATAG ATGGGCTGCAATAGCCTCATACCTCCCTCAGAGAACTGACAATGACATTAAGAATTACTGGAACACCCACTTGAAGAAGAAGCTGAACAAGCTTACCCAAATTGGTGGTCACTCAAAAGATGAGGGATTCACTAGTACTTGTTCTCAGCAGGCAACAATAGCAAGAGGTCAATGGGAGAGAAGGCTTCAAACTGATATCCACACGGCTCGACAAGCTCTTCGTGAAGCGCTTTCCCCTGCTGAGAATTACAAGCCTGATGGATTTGCAAGCTCTGTGAGTTTGAGCAGTACTAGCACTAGTACTAGTACTGACTTGAAACCCTCAATGGATATTGTACCTGCAGGCCAGTCGGATCAATCACCATCAACCACTTTGAGTACTACCTATGCTTCAAGCACTGAGAACATTTCAAGGTTGCTCAAAGGTTGGATGAAAAATCCGCCCAAGTCAGCCAAGACTGGTACCACTGCAGCTGCTGGGGTTATTGATTCTACATCAAGTAATGAGGAGGCCACACTATCTGCAGCAAACACTACTACCACTACTAGTACTACTGGCCATGGAAATATCGAATTGTCTAATGCATTTGAATCTCTGTTCGGTTTTGAATGCTCACTTGAAGCTTCAAATTCTGATCTCTCCCCGACTATGTCACCCGATCAGGGCAGCCTATTCCAAGCCGAAAGCAAGCCGGATGTTGGCCAAGATCAAATGCCACTCTCATTGCTGGAGAAGTGGCTTTTTGATGAAGCTGCCGTTATTCATGGGAAAGAAGTGCACTTCAGTGATTTTATTGCTCTAGATGGTGAAAATGCTAACTTTTTCTGA